A single genomic interval of Stieleria maiorica harbors:
- a CDS encoding TonB-dependent receptor plug domain-containing protein — MFRKRQGRLLPLAVVTLISMPAVMADEPKLTLPAASQPAADVAETSVAATSAATTGAGEVTEPDFRLLRIAENLEQMVATGVIPAQFEEEDLFGAPSEAVGQQGLQPIDAGPSGGLESFDAGDISEEFGFGDWSLISRPALSTDTSSLVDSASFIEDLEQVQGTSEVGLSESPAVDIVTAQQFNLTATPDIAETLVANPTTQTVRARQRSQVGFDPRIRGFYTGQVYTGHDGSYQFPVRSDLDGVFSKIDQSLIGNMQVYSGPYTVRYGSGFSFLNVDTIPAPRYKCGWENHIRLGTNVRTNGGQTYNTMTLFGGGESLGYFANVGYRKGSDYEAGDGLLVPSSYDAFNLFTGIGYDIDRQTRSELRYTHIDQDNTEYAGQFFDVDDLKSDGLTHSLVHRDDRAGFGYRVDSWANYTTFNGDTANGSKRRVDFPVLQRVDDALAEAGRPINTGPSPTPVIAAPGQEFFGIVDGDLISAGMRAGFTQELDRDRTVGAGVDFRYVRQEIDESFDLSDFTDNIGNPLDNFNTGLPAAEVFEPGLYTEYSFKPRQYLSTAVGARVSLAYTEADERDVDLNRSNFRDPFTNEINQDLDVSDVLSAFFITNDIDLAPAWKARVGFGYAERLPNLEQRYSDGLFLAIIQSGFSRVIGDPTLSKERNWQVDGRINMEHDYLRARLSGFHSWIVDYITYEANVIDDPQGARLLRAMNTEYATLTGFEYYCEADLVDGWQVFGSLAYLDGRDREIDQPLAGINPLEGRAGLRLIDTGPRNAWGFEWGLRMVDNQDRLATLRAVAPATGVVELETATPGFTTSYIRGYIRPANNVNITMGAENLFNNNYFEHLNLRLPPEGRFGQTAVLSPGLTPYFGVEVDY, encoded by the coding sequence ATGTTTCGAAAAAGGCAAGGACGCCTGCTACCGTTGGCGGTCGTGACGTTGATCTCCATGCCCGCCGTGATGGCCGACGAGCCGAAGCTGACACTGCCAGCGGCCAGTCAGCCCGCGGCCGATGTTGCAGAAACCAGTGTTGCAGCAACCAGTGCCGCCACCACTGGTGCCGGGGAGGTGACGGAGCCCGATTTTCGGCTGCTTCGGATCGCCGAGAATCTGGAGCAAATGGTGGCGACCGGGGTGATCCCGGCCCAGTTCGAAGAAGAAGATCTGTTCGGTGCACCCAGCGAGGCGGTCGGCCAACAGGGTCTGCAACCGATCGACGCCGGCCCCTCGGGCGGCCTGGAATCGTTCGACGCCGGTGACATCTCCGAAGAATTTGGTTTCGGCGATTGGAGTTTGATCAGTCGTCCGGCGCTCAGCACCGATACTTCTTCGTTGGTCGATTCGGCGAGTTTCATCGAGGATTTGGAACAGGTCCAAGGGACCAGCGAAGTCGGTTTGTCCGAGTCGCCCGCGGTCGACATCGTCACCGCCCAGCAGTTCAATTTGACCGCGACGCCGGACATCGCCGAAACGCTGGTCGCCAACCCGACGACCCAGACCGTTCGCGCCCGCCAGCGCAGCCAAGTGGGCTTCGATCCCAGGATTCGTGGTTTTTACACCGGCCAGGTCTACACCGGGCATGACGGATCGTACCAGTTCCCAGTCCGTAGCGACCTGGACGGCGTGTTCTCCAAGATCGACCAGTCGTTGATCGGCAACATGCAGGTTTACAGCGGACCCTACACGGTTCGCTACGGCAGCGGTTTTTCGTTCTTGAACGTCGATACGATCCCCGCACCGCGTTACAAGTGCGGATGGGAGAATCATATCCGTCTGGGAACCAACGTTCGCACCAACGGCGGCCAGACCTACAACACGATGACATTGTTCGGTGGCGGTGAGAGTCTCGGCTACTTCGCCAACGTTGGCTATCGCAAAGGTAGCGACTACGAGGCGGGCGACGGCTTGTTGGTACCGTCCAGCTATGACGCGTTCAATCTGTTCACCGGGATCGGTTACGACATAGACCGACAGACCCGGAGCGAACTGCGATACACACACATCGACCAGGACAACACCGAATACGCAGGCCAGTTCTTCGACGTCGACGATCTGAAAAGCGATGGATTGACCCACAGTCTGGTCCACCGTGATGACCGGGCCGGTTTCGGTTATCGCGTTGACAGCTGGGCGAATTACACGACGTTCAATGGCGACACGGCCAACGGCAGCAAGCGACGCGTGGATTTCCCGGTCTTGCAGCGAGTCGACGACGCCTTGGCCGAAGCCGGCAGACCGATCAACACCGGGCCATCCCCGACGCCCGTGATCGCAGCGCCCGGTCAAGAATTCTTTGGGATTGTCGATGGCGATCTGATCAGTGCCGGGATGCGAGCGGGATTCACGCAAGAACTCGATCGCGACCGCACCGTCGGTGCCGGCGTCGATTTTCGATATGTCCGACAAGAAATCGACGAGTCGTTTGATCTTTCGGACTTCACCGACAACATCGGAAACCCCCTGGATAACTTCAACACCGGATTGCCGGCCGCAGAGGTCTTCGAACCCGGCCTGTACACCGAGTATTCCTTCAAGCCGCGACAGTACCTAAGCACAGCCGTCGGGGCCCGCGTCTCGTTGGCGTACACCGAAGCGGACGAGCGAGACGTCGACCTGAACCGCTCGAATTTCCGCGACCCATTCACCAACGAGATCAATCAGGATTTGGATGTGTCGGATGTCTTGAGCGCATTCTTCATCACCAACGACATCGACCTCGCACCGGCCTGGAAAGCACGTGTCGGATTCGGATACGCCGAACGATTGCCGAATTTGGAACAGCGTTATAGCGACGGTCTATTCTTGGCGATCATCCAAAGTGGTTTCAGCCGCGTGATCGGCGACCCGACGCTCAGCAAAGAACGCAACTGGCAGGTTGATGGTCGGATCAACATGGAGCACGACTACCTGCGCGCCCGACTGAGCGGATTTCACAGCTGGATCGTCGACTACATCACCTACGAAGCCAATGTGATCGACGACCCGCAAGGTGCCCGGTTGCTGCGTGCGATGAACACCGAGTATGCCACACTGACCGGATTCGAATACTATTGTGAAGCCGATCTGGTCGACGGCTGGCAGGTGTTCGGTAGCCTGGCATACCTGGACGGACGGGACCGTGAAATTGATCAACCGTTGGCGGGGATCAACCCGTTGGAAGGACGCGCCGGGCTGCGGCTGATCGACACCGGACCTCGCAACGCATGGGGATTCGAGTGGGGATTGCGGATGGTCGACAACCAAGACCGTCTGGCGACCCTGCGTGCGGTCGCGCCGGCCACCGGTGTGGTCGAGCTGGAGACGGCGACGCCCGGATTCACCACCAGCTACATTCGCGGTTACATCCGGCCGGCAAACAACGTCAACATCACGATGGGGGCGGAGAACCTGTTCAACAACAATTACTTCGAACACCTGAACTTGCGGCTTCCGCCGGAGGGCCGGTTCGGTCAAACCGCCGTGTTGTCGCCCGGTCTGACACCGTACTTCGGCGTCGAAGTCGACTACTAA
- a CDS encoding caspase family protein, giving the protein MAKANQRAGWRKSNKRVVAATTTEFGHRGRESRKLLFRVSMLTTLGILLLGLLVYMLRRAPDRDVPLIVSVVSQSGARANNSALFTAPNPFALEDVESLWAWFGGGTNDPSENVVVVGDPNDASGVMGYETDRLISAITKPLATVQPGGPDGNMIAIYLSAHGFVDKETPYLAVGDSRADSEATWIQFQDLFDAIVHTLDERGDSNDVRTVLFIDAARVGPQWDWGQFSESFSEACQRVTGGVSDRIAVVLSASPGQRSWWDPRKGRGLFTQALIEALTGQGDLDRNNMVTVGEIAEYLKRQVNEYAKATWDATQTPMIVSQQAADWNFISQPGPQPPPPESKVDVARLRSDFDELDKLWQRHNRLTRMTHPPLAFNPLGWATLEKKLARLDALLLAGKGYRDRFVTIRSGCESDLTQFEIGPDTMPEPSSLPELALRDYFRGTDHERDGWSDDERAAFDEMVANWRKKPDIAAAVQVPMNEAQAIRFLLPWIEQRNYDAESLLLSSQLLERANLVTGTQPASLLESQLIRLCAAPDLQHLEPKTIASLFECQALSRQTLCSDDLRASFWIRKRLADLQQERLACVDRMLSRNASEQGLGRSRWPEVRGGFDSLRQSASEISQAYQLRDQMLHSIPRIAETLMVDMEAFDYQEQFPDSQTRAIVGRAIDALAALVSGLQLPQDDDNQPIESREPQIATARLNAQKAFDALTGRIIDRLNLATKEKAGDAKGLRQNFALLAGSGTDSAELRQRVHTRLCDLIADESAGAGIVQNNQPDQENADRTTAWLELMSIGRKHVWDHWLSVTQDPALLGTAVSATDATNDAPANLVELFQDTGAAFRKQVAELAGGRLAERTLADDVIEDPVRRSEQKASLETTRRQIEQWDTYLRGRTILFSYAPAEVEKIGRGRFAIDQQLFLFDHASRTVDEFWCGAKEGDEPFFFAAGNRLLQSRNQNPLFPTIKMNLDGVDLSERLAAAGAAATAKTALQPRPADEFRVGTLLKFVVGKEVQFVLDRPMSVPLGLASVWSPLGDQSKTVSLDPSADGSVMVPMSVPSDTPADEAALTTDVFFRGMRRSGRIAFKTLTGGTRTVFRLPNYSEPAARVIRQQKEPERLLLVMDCSRSMGIATNVGLSRLDVAKNAVTGFLNGLAPDVEVGLILFGDQFGFKETVVNPMTGKRSPDGLPKIWPVDVNGQFKFRIEQLVQGQIVDAGHVAGNEDAANNPNLDVRVAAPIKPLDQRHLRDLRGKIAGLGAIGTTPTYRAIVEAYKQLERRGGHIIVLTDGLPAVVHTEGINVDDLSDQAQALYAKNKNNIKLTFVRYLVGAKKLESEFRGAKFLDAADGKALLRHLQNIRSKPEVLWEHHREEASVRGDFDSIVSISQWPPTGVATPNGHPVLPASPFSIRAIVPDSSDPIDERADVRVEGGEQFELILADKQLSHQPFNFQFTPLNKISTQGTDSSRFQVRAGPMGKRVDRQLTMQVAIESANGDQGNGKFTPRPSDIWVELTGIDSRAASRGRNETYAFSLPEFLERQPIPILLCRIDDFDARFDRIAVKTWMRFADQRLAGTPIPLDQPGLITLDDLPGVSFRTQRGTNPAGGIRITVTEQYGQERKPNSIRVLPKPLCNEASTVVYHDKRVVTRTFDFADADTSVSLSVIAAGELQKQSTLAATGSVPIDFDSR; this is encoded by the coding sequence ATGGCAAAAGCCAACCAACGAGCCGGATGGCGGAAATCGAACAAACGTGTGGTCGCGGCAACGACGACGGAATTCGGCCACCGCGGACGTGAAAGCCGGAAACTGTTGTTTCGCGTCAGCATGCTGACGACGTTGGGAATCTTGTTGTTGGGACTGTTGGTGTACATGTTGCGTCGCGCGCCCGACCGCGACGTCCCCCTGATCGTTTCGGTCGTCTCACAATCCGGCGCGCGGGCGAACAATTCCGCCTTGTTTACCGCACCGAACCCGTTCGCGCTCGAAGACGTCGAATCGCTTTGGGCGTGGTTCGGTGGTGGCACCAACGATCCTTCAGAAAACGTCGTCGTGGTCGGTGATCCCAACGATGCGTCGGGCGTGATGGGCTATGAAACCGATCGCCTGATCTCGGCGATCACCAAACCGCTGGCCACCGTCCAGCCGGGCGGTCCCGATGGAAACATGATCGCGATCTACTTGAGCGCACACGGTTTCGTTGACAAGGAAACGCCCTACTTGGCCGTCGGTGACAGTCGCGCCGATAGCGAAGCGACTTGGATCCAGTTCCAAGATCTGTTTGACGCCATCGTCCACACGTTGGATGAACGCGGGGATTCAAACGATGTCAGAACAGTGCTGTTTATCGATGCGGCGCGGGTCGGACCACAGTGGGATTGGGGCCAGTTTTCCGAATCGTTTTCCGAAGCGTGTCAACGAGTCACCGGCGGCGTGTCCGATCGGATCGCCGTGGTCTTGTCGGCCAGCCCGGGACAACGCAGCTGGTGGGATCCGCGCAAGGGACGCGGCTTGTTCACCCAAGCACTGATCGAAGCGTTGACCGGGCAAGGCGATTTGGATCGCAACAACATGGTCACGGTAGGGGAGATCGCCGAGTATCTAAAACGCCAGGTCAACGAATACGCCAAAGCGACTTGGGATGCCACGCAGACGCCGATGATCGTCAGCCAGCAGGCGGCCGATTGGAATTTCATCAGCCAGCCCGGGCCGCAACCGCCGCCGCCGGAATCGAAGGTCGACGTCGCCCGACTTCGCAGCGACTTTGACGAGCTTGACAAGCTCTGGCAGCGACACAACCGCCTGACACGCATGACCCACCCGCCGCTGGCGTTCAACCCGCTGGGCTGGGCGACGCTGGAAAAGAAGCTGGCACGCTTGGACGCCCTGTTGCTGGCCGGAAAAGGCTACCGGGACCGATTTGTCACGATTCGCTCCGGCTGCGAAAGTGATCTGACGCAATTCGAAATCGGGCCGGACACCATGCCCGAGCCGAGTTCGCTGCCGGAGCTCGCGCTGCGTGATTATTTCCGTGGAACCGATCATGAACGTGATGGTTGGAGCGACGATGAACGGGCGGCATTTGACGAGATGGTCGCCAATTGGCGGAAGAAACCCGACATCGCCGCGGCGGTTCAAGTGCCGATGAACGAGGCACAGGCGATCCGGTTCCTGCTACCGTGGATCGAACAGAGGAACTACGACGCCGAATCGTTGTTGCTATCGTCGCAGCTGTTGGAGCGAGCGAATTTGGTCACCGGGACGCAGCCAGCCTCGTTGCTCGAGTCCCAATTGATTCGGCTGTGCGCCGCGCCGGACCTGCAACACTTGGAACCGAAGACCATCGCGAGCCTGTTCGAATGCCAAGCCTTGAGCCGTCAGACGCTCTGCAGCGACGATTTGCGGGCATCGTTTTGGATCCGAAAACGCCTGGCCGATCTACAGCAAGAACGATTGGCATGCGTCGATCGCATGTTGTCGCGAAACGCCAGCGAACAGGGCCTCGGCCGCAGCCGGTGGCCCGAGGTCCGCGGCGGATTCGATTCGCTCCGCCAATCCGCATCAGAAATTTCACAGGCGTATCAATTGCGCGACCAGATGCTGCACTCGATTCCACGCATCGCCGAAACGTTGATGGTTGACATGGAAGCGTTCGACTACCAGGAACAGTTTCCCGACAGCCAAACCCGTGCAATCGTCGGTCGTGCGATCGATGCGTTGGCGGCGCTCGTTTCCGGTCTGCAATTGCCCCAGGATGACGACAACCAACCCATCGAATCACGGGAACCACAGATCGCAACCGCCCGGCTGAACGCACAGAAAGCGTTTGACGCGCTGACCGGGCGGATTATCGACCGATTGAATCTGGCGACCAAGGAGAAAGCGGGCGATGCCAAGGGTTTGCGTCAGAACTTTGCCTTGTTGGCCGGATCGGGGACCGACAGCGCCGAGCTGCGCCAACGCGTACACACGCGGCTGTGCGATCTGATTGCCGACGAAAGTGCCGGTGCGGGCATCGTCCAAAACAACCAGCCGGATCAAGAGAACGCCGATCGGACCACGGCCTGGTTGGAACTCATGTCGATCGGGCGTAAGCACGTCTGGGACCATTGGCTGAGCGTCACGCAGGATCCGGCGCTGTTGGGAACGGCTGTCTCGGCGACCGATGCGACCAATGATGCGCCTGCGAATTTGGTCGAACTGTTTCAAGACACCGGCGCCGCATTTCGCAAGCAGGTCGCCGAACTTGCCGGGGGACGCCTGGCCGAACGAACCCTGGCCGACGACGTGATCGAGGATCCGGTCCGACGATCCGAGCAAAAGGCATCACTGGAAACGACGCGGCGGCAAATCGAGCAATGGGACACGTACCTGCGCGGCCGCACGATCCTGTTCTCCTACGCGCCCGCGGAAGTCGAAAAGATCGGCAGGGGACGTTTCGCAATCGACCAACAGCTGTTCCTGTTCGATCACGCATCGCGAACAGTCGATGAATTCTGGTGCGGTGCGAAGGAAGGCGACGAGCCGTTCTTCTTCGCGGCGGGAAATCGGTTGCTGCAGTCGCGCAATCAAAATCCGCTGTTCCCGACGATCAAGATGAATCTGGACGGTGTGGACTTGAGCGAGCGACTCGCCGCGGCCGGGGCAGCGGCGACCGCCAAGACAGCGCTTCAGCCACGGCCCGCCGACGAGTTTCGCGTCGGGACGTTGCTAAAGTTTGTGGTCGGAAAAGAGGTTCAATTCGTTCTTGATCGCCCCATGTCGGTTCCACTCGGTTTGGCATCGGTGTGGTCCCCGTTGGGCGATCAATCCAAAACGGTGTCGTTGGATCCGTCGGCGGACGGTTCGGTCATGGTCCCGATGTCGGTCCCCTCGGACACGCCTGCCGATGAAGCCGCTTTGACGACCGACGTGTTCTTTCGTGGCATGCGGCGATCAGGCCGAATCGCGTTCAAGACGCTGACCGGTGGGACGCGAACGGTGTTTCGATTGCCCAACTATTCCGAACCGGCCGCCCGAGTCATTCGCCAACAGAAGGAACCGGAACGGTTATTGTTGGTGATGGATTGCTCGCGATCGATGGGAATCGCGACCAACGTCGGCTTGTCGCGGCTGGACGTGGCCAAAAATGCCGTGACGGGGTTTTTGAACGGACTGGCGCCGGACGTGGAAGTCGGGCTGATCCTGTTCGGCGATCAATTCGGTTTTAAGGAGACGGTGGTCAATCCGATGACCGGAAAACGAAGTCCCGATGGTTTGCCCAAAATCTGGCCGGTCGACGTCAATGGACAATTCAAGTTTCGCATCGAACAACTGGTTCAGGGGCAGATCGTCGACGCCGGCCACGTTGCCGGCAACGAAGACGCAGCCAACAATCCCAACCTGGACGTCCGCGTCGCGGCTCCGATCAAACCACTGGACCAACGGCATCTGCGTGATCTGAGGGGTAAAATCGCCGGCCTGGGCGCGATCGGCACCACGCCCACGTACCGGGCGATTGTTGAAGCCTACAAACAGCTTGAACGACGCGGCGGCCACATCATCGTGTTGACCGATGGATTACCGGCGGTCGTCCACACCGAAGGCATCAACGTCGACGACTTAAGCGATCAGGCCCAAGCGTTGTACGCGAAAAACAAAAACAACATCAAACTGACGTTCGTACGCTACCTGGTCGGCGCCAAGAAACTCGAAAGCGAATTCCGCGGCGCAAAGTTCCTCGACGCCGCCGATGGAAAAGCCCTGCTGCGACACCTGCAAAACATCCGTTCCAAACCCGAAGTTCTGTGGGAACACCATCGCGAAGAAGCAAGTGTCAGAGGGGACTTCGATTCGATCGTTTCGATCTCCCAGTGGCCACCGACCGGAGTGGCCACGCCGAACGGGCATCCGGTGCTGCCGGCATCCCCGTTTTCCATCCGAGCGATCGTGCCCGATTCCAGCGATCCGATTGACGAAAGGGCCGACGTTCGCGTCGAAGGCGGCGAACAATTCGAATTGATCCTGGCCGACAAACAGCTGTCCCATCAACCGTTCAATTTTCAATTCACACCGCTGAACAAGATCTCGACTCAAGGGACCGATTCAAGTCGTTTTCAAGTCCGGGCCGGTCCGATGGGCAAACGCGTCGATCGCCAGTTGACCATGCAGGTGGCGATCGAAAGTGCCAACGGAGATCAGGGCAACGGGAAATTCACGCCGCGTCCATCGGACATCTGGGTCGAGCTGACGGGAATCGACAGCCGGGCGGCGAGCCGCGGACGAAACGAAACCTATGCGTTCAGTTTGCCGGAGTTCCTGGAGCGTCAACCGATTCCGATTCTGCTGTGCCGGATCGATGATTTTGACGCGAGATTCGACCGGATCGCCGTGAAAACTTGGATGCGTTTCGCAGACCAACGCTTGGCAGGAACGCCGATTCCGCTGGACCAGCCGGGTCTGATCACCTTGGACGACTTGCCAGGCGTCTCGTTTCGCACCCAACGCGGAACCAACCCCGCCGGCGGGATTCGCATCACCGTGACCGAGCAATACGGTCAGGAACGCAAACCCAACAGCATCCGCGTTTTGCCGAAGCCGCTTTGTAATGAGGCATCCACGGTCGTGTACCACGACAAACGTGTCGTCACACGGACGTTTGATTTCGCCGACGCCGACACGTCGGTTTCGCTAAGCGTGATCGCCGCCGGCGAACTTCAGAAACAGAGCACGCTGGCGGCCACGGGGTCGGTCCCGATCGACTTTGACAGCCGTTAG
- a CDS encoding methyltransferase domain-containing protein produces MCLQPITLDPAPGPIPRRVAEWIQAGRLAGKSVDCFDYIPSSAELLHAYLRVIPGKRYCEWGSGPGIGTGIAALLGFRATGIEINAELARCSRELFEQFDLNADVVHASYHDVVVAADVVFVYCWPGQANAVRERFESVMPPGTWLLMADGAERFSAFFRGYGDG; encoded by the coding sequence ATGTGTCTGCAGCCGATCACACTTGATCCCGCTCCCGGTCCGATTCCCCGACGTGTCGCCGAGTGGATCCAGGCGGGACGGCTGGCGGGGAAGTCCGTCGACTGTTTCGATTACATTCCCAGCAGCGCGGAACTACTGCACGCGTATTTGCGTGTCATTCCGGGAAAGCGTTATTGCGAATGGGGCAGCGGACCGGGCATCGGAACCGGTATCGCTGCGCTGTTGGGTTTTCGGGCGACCGGTATCGAGATCAATGCGGAATTGGCGCGGTGTTCTCGTGAGTTATTCGAGCAATTTGACTTGAACGCTGATGTGGTCCATGCAAGTTACCACGACGTGGTCGTTGCGGCCGATGTCGTGTTCGTCTATTGCTGGCCCGGCCAAGCGAACGCGGTTCGCGAGCGGTTTGAATCGGTGATGCCGCCGGGGACTTGGTTATTGATGGCCGACGGTGCAGAGCGCTTTTCGGCATTCTTTCGCGGTTACGGTGACGGGTAA
- a CDS encoding NTP/NDP exchange transporter — MPGKTSFATFYRSTLSGARPASSPRPARQTSTTPTAGESIHKPDDNCESSNRADGSGDGDSPDPSDSRDPSDSPDPSDSHAERGVAILAAVWFFFVLLSYSVVRPVRETMGAIGGTKQLQGLMLVTFVAMLVAVPIYAVLVNRLPRRWLVRVVFHFFSLSLLAFCASLSFGDELVRVWAARIFFIWVNVFGLFVTSVFWSVLADLFSSEQGKRLFGRIAAGGTVGAVTGSLLTSQVATELSTAGLLLIPMATLQAGLWFAWRLERRVAKEPSFAPKGIPHDGDRPPAVGGLWEGVTHVVQSSYLASICVYLFFVQAAGTQLYFQQAEIVGANVPDDQSKTQLFAYIDFGTQTLTLTAQLLLSGWILRRLGVAISLVILPLVYLISFSVLSTYGSLAVVATAMVATRAAAYGITVPAREVLFTVVSRRDKYKSKNFIDTVVLRGGDALSSQVLGSLRNLAGFGFATLNLCSLPLIALWAFAALRLGRRQQQLAERKT; from the coding sequence TTGCCCGGCAAGACCAGTTTCGCTACTTTTTATCGCTCCACACTCTCCGGCGCGCGTCCGGCATCGTCACCGAGGCCGGCGCGGCAGACAAGCACCACGCCAACCGCGGGCGAATCGATTCACAAACCGGACGACAATTGCGAATCATCAAACCGGGCCGATGGCTCGGGTGATGGCGATTCACCCGATCCTTCCGATTCACGCGACCCTTCCGATTCGCCCGACCCTTCCGATTCACATGCCGAACGCGGCGTGGCGATTCTTGCGGCGGTCTGGTTCTTTTTTGTCTTGCTCAGCTATAGCGTCGTGCGGCCGGTGCGCGAGACGATGGGCGCGATCGGGGGGACCAAACAGCTTCAAGGGCTGATGTTGGTCACGTTTGTCGCCATGCTCGTCGCCGTTCCCATCTATGCGGTGCTGGTCAATCGGCTGCCGCGGCGTTGGTTGGTCCGCGTGGTGTTTCACTTTTTCAGTCTGTCGCTGCTGGCTTTTTGTGCCTCCCTCAGCTTCGGCGACGAACTGGTGCGGGTCTGGGCGGCCCGCATCTTTTTCATCTGGGTCAACGTTTTCGGATTGTTTGTGACCAGCGTGTTTTGGTCGGTCTTGGCCGACCTGTTCAGCAGCGAGCAGGGCAAACGTTTGTTCGGACGCATCGCAGCGGGGGGAACGGTGGGGGCCGTGACGGGATCGCTTTTGACCAGCCAAGTTGCGACCGAATTGTCGACCGCCGGGCTGCTGCTGATCCCGATGGCGACACTCCAGGCGGGGTTGTGGTTTGCCTGGCGGTTGGAGCGACGCGTCGCAAAAGAGCCGTCGTTTGCGCCGAAGGGAATTCCACACGATGGCGATCGCCCGCCTGCGGTCGGCGGACTTTGGGAAGGCGTGACGCACGTCGTGCAATCAAGCTACCTCGCCTCGATTTGCGTCTACTTGTTCTTTGTCCAAGCGGCCGGCACGCAGCTGTATTTCCAGCAGGCGGAGATCGTGGGGGCAAACGTTCCCGATGATCAATCCAAGACGCAACTGTTCGCCTACATCGACTTCGGCACACAGACGTTGACCCTCACGGCACAGTTGCTCCTGTCCGGTTGGATCCTGCGGCGGCTAGGCGTCGCCATTTCGCTGGTGATCTTACCGCTGGTGTACCTGATCTCGTTTTCTGTCCTGTCAACCTATGGCAGTCTGGCCGTCGTCGCCACGGCGATGGTGGCGACCCGTGCGGCTGCGTATGGGATCACGGTGCCCGCCCGAGAGGTGTTGTTCACGGTCGTCAGCCGCCGTGACAAATACAAATCGAAAAACTTCATCGACACGGTGGTGTTGCGTGGCGGGGATGCCCTATCGAGTCAAGTCCTGGGGTCGCTACGGAATTTGGCCGGTTTCGGTTTCGCGACTCTCAACCTTTGCAGTCTGCCGCTGATCGCTCTTTGGGCCTTCGCCGCGTTGCGGCTCGGCCGCCGTCAGCAACAGCTCGCCGAGCGGAAGACGTAA
- a CDS encoding pyrophosphate--fructose-6-phosphate 1-phosphotransferase, with product MAVKKVGILTAGGLAPCLSSGIGALIERYTEVAPEVEIICYRSGYKGLLLGDSFEVNRTVRENAARLHKRGGSPIGNSRVKLTNVADCVKRGLIQEGQDPLAVAAERLRKDGVDVLHTIGGDDTNTTAADLAAFLRQNDYELTVVGLPKTVDNDVIPIKQSLGAWTAAEQGARFFENVVAEQNANPRMLIVHEVMGRNCGWLTAATADCYRKLLDQLDFLPEAGLSRQRDEVHGVYIPEMEFDLEKEAARLRDVMDDLDCVNIFISEGAGVETIVKEMQSRGEEVPQDAFGHYKLDAVNPGKWFGQQFAAMIGAEKTLVQKSGYFSRAARANEKDLALIKRCADKAVECALAGQGGVVGEDEERGDELRAIEFERIRGGKPFNKNTPWFVELLSAIGQPHDSQQLQTS from the coding sequence ATGGCAGTAAAGAAGGTAGGCATCCTGACGGCGGGCGGACTTGCACCCTGCCTTTCTTCGGGAATCGGAGCACTGATCGAGCGATACACCGAGGTCGCGCCCGAGGTCGAAATCATCTGTTACCGCTCCGGATACAAAGGCTTGCTACTGGGCGACAGTTTTGAGGTCAACCGGACGGTACGGGAGAACGCCGCTCGGCTGCACAAACGCGGCGGAAGCCCGATCGGCAATAGCCGTGTCAAGTTGACGAACGTCGCTGACTGCGTCAAACGCGGCCTGATCCAAGAGGGGCAAGATCCATTGGCCGTGGCCGCCGAACGGCTTCGCAAGGACGGTGTGGATGTGTTGCACACGATCGGCGGGGATGACACGAACACGACGGCTGCCGATCTGGCCGCGTTCCTGCGACAAAACGATTATGAACTGACCGTGGTCGGACTTCCCAAAACCGTCGACAACGATGTCATACCGATCAAACAGAGTCTGGGTGCATGGACGGCTGCCGAGCAGGGCGCGCGGTTCTTTGAAAACGTGGTCGCCGAACAAAATGCCAACCCGCGGATGTTGATCGTGCACGAGGTGATGGGACGGAACTGCGGTTGGCTGACCGCGGCGACGGCGGACTGTTATCGAAAGTTGCTCGATCAATTGGATTTCTTGCCCGAAGCGGGGCTCAGCCGCCAGCGCGACGAAGTCCATGGGGTCTACATTCCGGAAATGGAGTTCGATCTGGAAAAGGAAGCGGCACGACTGCGAGATGTGATGGACGACCTCGATTGCGTCAACATCTTCATCTCTGAAGGTGCCGGCGTTGAAACGATCGTCAAAGAAATGCAATCGCGGGGGGAAGAAGTGCCACAAGATGCCTTCGGGCACTACAAGCTGGATGCGGTGAACCCCGGCAAGTGGTTCGGCCAACAGTTCGCGGCGATGATCGGCGCCGAAAAGACGTTGGTCCAGAAAAGCGGTTACTTCAGCCGAGCCGCCCGCGCCAATGAAAAGGATTTGGCATTGATCAAACGCTGTGCAGACAAAGCAGTCGAGTGTGCTTTAGCCGGACAAGGCGGGGTGGTCGGCGAGGACGAGGAACGCGGCGATGAACTGCGGGCGATCGAATTCGAACGGATCCGCGGCGGCAAACCCTTCAACAAGAACACACCGTGGTTCGTTGAACTGCTCTCGGCCATCGGCCAGCCCCACGACAGCCAACAGTTGCAGACAAGCTGA